A window of Cryptococcus tetragattii IND107 chromosome 5, whole genome shotgun sequence genomic DNA:
GCATCTGCCGCCATTGGTCACTATTATAGCGCTAAAGCAGTTTATGTTAGGCGATGGAAGCTGGTCTTCGTGACTGCTGTCGTTCCGGTGAGTGCTTAATAGTTTCCGCACTATGCGTACCATGACGTATTACATCATGCTAATATACAGGGCTACAGTGCGAATCGGAAAGGTTAGTTTTGCAAAGGTCTTTTTGCAGCGATTTGAGATTTTGGTGCTGACCGCATGGGTACCCACCCGCCTTTCAGATTCTTATACAAAGGGTTCGTCGCTTTCCATATTTTTTATTTAACTCATACAGCGATGTTTACCATAAATTTCATtgcaggatgaggagacggCTCAACCCAAGCTTTTTGTAAGTGACTCATTGTCTCTTAGGTGCTTCGGAAGTGAGCTGACAGACATGTCCAGTATGCCAAGTTGCCAGATGACATTGCTCAGCGATATATCCTCCTTCTAGACCCTATGCTTGGTGAGATAATATACATCTTACACAGTGAAAGCTTACAGCTAACCATGATAATCAAGCCACTGGGGGTTCGTGTATCAAGGCCATCGAagttcttcttgaccatGGTGTtcaagaggagaagatacTCTTTTTGAACTTGGTGCGTGGCTACCTGTCTTCTCTCCGAATGATTTTTTGACGCAAGATAGATTGCTTCGCCAGAGGGCATCAAAAAAGTCTGCACTCGCTTCCCCAAGCTCACTATTGTACGGGTATTTTCTCCTGATCGGAGTGTCATAGCTGATTTCACATAGATTACTGCTTGGGTGGACGAGGGCCTTGATGACCATTCATACATTGTCCCCGGTCTTGGTGACTTCGGAGACAGGTGGGTGCCATGCTCTTACTCAGATGTACATTGGCGCACATGCTAATGCCACATCGCCGCAGGTACTTCCTGTAATCCATTTACCATAAACAACCCCTATTTAGCATCCGTCCCATATACTTCATCCGTTATTGTTGGTTGAATCTATTCGTAAGCATGCATATCGAGTACAGAGGAAGCGATGGTCGTTGCGGCACGAGCATGTGACAACTGGCAACAACTGCGTGCAAGTCATGGGTGGAATAGCAGGATGAGTTCAGGCACGATCGTTCTTTGTGCAGTTAACACCGCCACACGCACACGGGACCAAATGACCGATGAAATCTCCGTCCCGAGGTTGCTCCTGAAGTTTTTCTCTGTCTACAAAAGCGCCCCTTCTGcctgtttttttttcttatCAAAACACATTTCGTGAGTTCGCCACCCATCTGCTTTTTAGTAACGTATTTATCTTGTGCTCAGCCTTCATCAACTTTGATCTTTGATCCTATTCAGCGAGTTTAATTAATCTCTTAACCTCAACACAGCAAAAATGTTCGGTGCTCCTCGAGGAAGCTCTTGTTTCAAGTGTGGTCAGCGTGGGTAGCGGGTTTCTTTTGGGTGTGCGCTGTGTGTATGCGGTGTGATGCGGCTCGACTATGCTGTCTGAGCAGCGAGGTTTACGCTGGTCGTGCCCGATGTGTCAGCTGTTGTGTGCGGGGGAGTGGCGAGTGTCGAGTCTAGTCggacgacgatgacgagCAGCAAGAACTTCAACAACTCCCTCGTACATAGCTATAGCATTACCCTTATGTTTGCCATATGGTGGGCTGGGTGCATTGTATGCCATGATCATTTTTTTGTCACAATCCCGATTCTGTTTGCCATTACAAATATGACAGACGCCTGCAGTTTTCAACGCCCTATCCACCACGCCTTCAATACAAGCTGACACAAGCACACCCACCCTCTCGTTAAATGAGATATTTGCTCACCCCTTTTGTTTATAGAGGGCCACGTAGCCGCCGCTTGCCCTGCGGAGGCTCCTACCTGCTACAACTGCGGTCGTAATTATGGTTTTTCCTTCAATATGGTTAGTTTGCTTACATAAACACTAGTCTCTGGTCACTTGAGCCGTGAATGTCCTCAGCCCAAGAACAAGGCTTGTTACACTTGTGGTCAAGAGGGtcatctttcttctgcCTGCCCTCAAGGTTCTGGTGCCGGTGGTTTCGGCGGTGCCTCTGGTGGCGGTGAGTGCTACCGATGCGGTAAGCCCGGTCACATTGTGAGTGCAGCTTGAGAATTAGTATGTGGCTCTGCTAATTGGACATAGGCCCGAATGTGCCCCGAGTCTGGTGACGCTGCTGCCGGCAGTTTCGGCGGTGCTGGTGGTTACGGTTACGCTGGTGGTGCCGGTTTCGGTAACAAGTCCTGCTACGTAAGTTCTTCAGCCTTCATTCAGACTATGCCGTTGCTGAAAAAGCTTCTATAGACCTGTGGTGGTGTTGGCCACATCTCCAGGGAGTGCCCTTCTGGTGCTTCTCGTGGTTTCGGTGGTGGTTTCGGTGGCCCTCGAAAGTGCTACGTGAGTGTTTTCTCCTGTGCTTAATGCTGCGAAGGAATGAATTCTGACTTATCTACGCAGAACTGTGGCCAGGACGGTCACATCTCTAGGGAATGCCCTCAGGAGCAGGGCAAGACCTGTTACTCTTGCGGCCAGCCCGGTCACATCGCCTCTGCCTGCCCCGGCACTGGTGCTGAGGCCCCTGCTGCCTAAGCCTGTCGTGGTTGGATTGTAAGCGACGATATTTGGTGATGGAGAGTAGGGTGCGGCGTAGGCGAGGTAGCGAAAGCGAAGCGGTTGCGTAACGGAAATATCTCATCTCCCActtttctttgctcatTGGCTTTTATATATCATTTATGGTCTCTCCTTCGTTGTCTTAGGTATC
This region includes:
- a CDS encoding uracil phosphoribosyltransferase, with the translated sequence MSTNITTCLPASGSNVHKAELPGNAFVLPPTSQLQSLLTIIRDETTQRGDFVFTSDRIIRLLVEEGLNHLPVLPKKVITPVGREFEGVAFQGRICGVSIMRAGEAMEAGLRDCCRSVRIGKILIQRDEETAQPKLFYAKLPDDIAQRYILLLDPMLATGGSCIKAIEVLLDHGVQEEKILFLNLIASPEGIKKVCTRFPKLTIITAWVDEGLDDHSYIVPGLGDFGDRYFL